In Urechidicola croceus, a single window of DNA contains:
- a CDS encoding SLATT domain-containing protein yields MKSNNERKWFEDSIQDQKVKEYLKYILAYQKEQMTWYKSRKKTRRIFSEVLLTIAIILFAASLITPLLPGTIINNIDQINFGNYYAWGYIFLITTTIILLGDRLFGHSNSWIRFTLTYLQIDTVCSEFHGKWIEILPQLEDEAISDEARLAAIQLLQKFDTTLKNIVKIESENWKEVFTTQLKEFSQKADSKLKDTQKAITEFKETTQKNLTKYEKVHLKIEFKDIPKDCLVNSKIIFDADKVESKQLNTNDSTWVLKNIPVGEYMIEYTIGQKDHNQRKVNDILSIGGETKVKIITIIVNTAKNNG; encoded by the coding sequence CCTTAAATACATTCTTGCCTATCAGAAAGAACAAATGACTTGGTATAAAAGTAGAAAAAAGACTAGGCGCATATTTTCAGAAGTCCTTCTAACAATTGCAATCATACTGTTTGCAGCAAGTCTAATTACTCCTTTACTTCCAGGAACCATTATAAACAATATTGACCAAATTAATTTTGGCAACTACTACGCTTGGGGTTATATTTTCTTAATAACAACTACAATTATTCTATTAGGAGATAGGTTATTTGGCCATTCAAATAGTTGGATTAGATTTACCTTAACTTATTTACAAATTGATACTGTGTGTTCAGAATTTCATGGTAAATGGATCGAGATTCTCCCTCAATTAGAAGATGAAGCAATATCGGACGAAGCTCGCCTTGCTGCAATTCAATTACTTCAAAAATTCGACACTACTCTTAAAAACATAGTTAAAATTGAGTCTGAGAATTGGAAAGAAGTATTTACAACTCAATTGAAAGAATTTTCACAAAAAGCAGATTCAAAATTAAAAGATACACAAAAAGCAATAACCGAATTCAAGGAAACCACTCAAAAGAATTTGACTAAGTATGAAAAAGTACATTTGAAAATTGAATTCAAAGATATTCCTAAAGATTGTTTAGTTAATTCAAAGATAATTTTTGACGCTGATAAGGTTGAGTCAAAACAACTTAATACAAACGATTCCACATGGGTTTTAAAGAATATACCTGTAGGGGAATATATGATTGAATATACGATTGGTCAAAAGGATCATAATCAACGAAAAGTAAACGATATTTTAAGTATTGGCGGAGAAACTAAAGTCAAAATAATTACCATTATTGTGAATACTGCTAAGAACAATGGCTAA
- a CDS encoding SOS response-associated peptidase: MCYQTRITKKREELQDRFRVDISELGDFESLEVLSAFDFPKTPVITNTNPDKIQLFNWGLVPSWSQDISIRNYTLNARIETLDEKRSFKDVIQNRCLIIADGFYEWQWLTKSGSRKQKYLITLPDDELFSFPGIFTEWTDFDGQKLNSYSMVTTQANELMSEIHNTKQRMPIILKKEDEQSWLKGEEYNHFAFPYSSNIIAKPIIDNSSGQLGLFD; the protein is encoded by the coding sequence ATGTGCTACCAAACAAGAATAACAAAAAAGAGAGAAGAACTTCAAGATAGGTTTCGAGTTGATATAAGTGAGTTGGGAGATTTTGAATCTTTGGAAGTTTTAAGTGCCTTTGATTTTCCAAAAACACCAGTTATTACAAATACCAATCCAGATAAAATTCAATTATTCAATTGGGGATTGGTTCCTTCTTGGTCACAGGATATTTCTATACGAAATTATACTTTGAATGCTCGGATTGAGACATTGGATGAGAAAAGATCATTTAAAGATGTTATTCAAAATAGATGTTTGATTATTGCGGATGGTTTTTACGAATGGCAATGGTTGACAAAAAGTGGTTCAAGAAAACAAAAATATTTGATCACTTTGCCAGATGATGAATTGTTTTCTTTTCCAGGAATTTTTACTGAATGGACTGACTTTGATGGGCAAAAATTAAATTCATATTCCATGGTTACAACACAAGCAAATGAATTGATGAGTGAAATTCACAATACCAAACAGCGCATGCCTATAATTTTAAAAAAAGAAGATGAACAATCTTGGTTAAAAGGTGAAGAGTATAATCATTTTGCATTCCCTTATAGTTCCAATATCATTGCAAAACCAATAATTGATAATTCTTCTGGTCAATTGGGATTGTTTGATTGA
- a CDS encoding helix-turn-helix domain-containing protein, whose translation MNFLSKNIRHIRTLKGLSQEVLAEDLKVTRSRISSYEESRAKPPINFLLDLSDYFEISIDTLVKNDLSIVKEGHI comes from the coding sequence ATGAATTTTTTATCAAAAAACATAAGGCACATTAGGACATTAAAAGGGTTGTCCCAAGAGGTGCTTGCAGAAGATTTAAAAGTAACTCGTTCGAGGATAAGTTCATATGAAGAAAGTAGGGCAAAACCACCTATTAATTTTCTGTTAGACTTATCTGATTATTTTGAAATTTCAATTGATACTTTGGTGAAAAATGATTTATCCATAGTTAAAGAAGGTCATATTTAG